A single region of the Lysinibacillus sp. B2A1 genome encodes:
- a CDS encoding glycerophosphodiester phosphodiesterase: MGKKTKIALAIAAASAAAWAGSKAISKPQQRESKQALQFDRPIILAHRGGAQIAPEHTIPAFEKAAQLGVDGFEIDIRLTKDEEIIVFHDDTVHRTTDGYGLVADMTLAEINALNHGYQFEDLNGEFPYRNEKVDVVTLRELLETYPNMLINIDIKDAPDTYEGSLMPSKLWRLIEELGAENRVVVTSFYGEQIDRFNLYAQNQVALGAGETDVRKAFASFSSQFGHLYHPKVDVFQIPPKSGVIALDSPKFIQFLSNLNIPVHYWTINDGETMKKLIRNGAKGIITDRPDVAVEYLQTQE, from the coding sequence ATGGGTAAAAAAACGAAGATTGCACTTGCAATCGCTGCAGCAAGTGCGGCTGCTTGGGCAGGTAGTAAAGCAATTTCTAAACCTCAGCAGCGTGAAAGTAAACAAGCATTACAATTTGATCGCCCTATTATTCTCGCACATCGCGGCGGTGCACAGATAGCACCTGAGCATACAATACCTGCTTTTGAAAAAGCTGCACAATTAGGCGTAGATGGCTTTGAAATAGACATTCGCTTAACGAAAGATGAGGAAATCATCGTTTTTCATGATGATACTGTTCATCGTACTACAGATGGCTATGGTCTAGTTGCAGATATGACTTTAGCAGAAATTAATGCCCTAAACCACGGCTATCAATTTGAAGATTTAAATGGTGAATTTCCTTATCGAAATGAAAAAGTAGATGTTGTTACTTTACGTGAGCTACTAGAAACTTATCCAAATATGTTGATTAATATTGATATTAAAGATGCGCCAGATACCTATGAAGGGAGCTTAATGCCTTCAAAACTATGGCGTTTAATTGAAGAGCTTGGTGCTGAAAATCGTGTAGTTGTCACAAGCTTTTACGGGGAACAGATAGATCGTTTTAATCTATATGCGCAAAATCAAGTAGCCCTCGGTGCTGGCGAGACAGATGTTCGAAAAGCATTCGCTTCATTCTCCAGCCAATTTGGACATCTATACCATCCAAAGGTAGATGTATTCCAAATACCTCCTAAATCAGGCGTTATTGCACTAGATTCACCGAAGTTTATTCAGTTTTTAAGCAACTTAAACATTCCTGTTCACTATTGGACAATCAATGACGGCGAGACGATGAAAAAATTAATCCGTAACGGTGCAAAGGGCATTATTACAGATCGACCGGATGTTGCTGTTGAATACCTACAAACGCAAGAATAG
- a CDS encoding tartrate dehydrogenase encodes MKTYRIAVIPGDGIGKEVVPAAIEVLDQAARLDGSFQFEWTTFPWGCDYYLETGKMMPDNGIEILKGYDQIFLGAVGMPNLVPDHISLWGLLIKIRREMKQSINVRPVKLLQGLPSPLRNPNDFDLVVVRENSEGEYAESGGRIHSGQDEVAIQNAIFTRKGTERAMRYAFEIAKTRRQHVTSATKSNGITYSMPFWDEVFAQVGKDYEDIGQVSTHIDALAAFFVMKPESFDVIVASNLFGDILTDLGGAIMGSIGIAPAANLNIERQYPSMFEPVHGSAPDIAGQGIANPLGQIWTGKMMLDFLGYHELGTRVLNAIEATLAQGIKTADLGGTSTLRDVTSAVLNHLR; translated from the coding sequence ATGAAAACGTATCGTATTGCTGTTATACCGGGGGATGGAATTGGAAAAGAGGTTGTCCCTGCTGCGATAGAGGTTCTTGATCAGGCTGCACGTCTAGATGGAAGCTTTCAATTTGAATGGACTACGTTTCCTTGGGGCTGCGACTATTATTTAGAGACAGGCAAAATGATGCCCGATAATGGCATTGAAATATTAAAAGGCTATGATCAAATTTTCTTAGGGGCAGTAGGGATGCCCAATTTAGTGCCTGATCACATTTCTTTATGGGGGCTACTAATCAAAATTCGCCGTGAGATGAAGCAGTCTATAAATGTGCGTCCAGTAAAGCTATTACAAGGCTTACCCTCACCGTTACGCAACCCAAATGACTTTGATTTAGTTGTTGTACGTGAAAACTCAGAGGGAGAGTACGCTGAAAGCGGTGGCAGAATACATAGTGGGCAGGATGAGGTTGCTATCCAAAATGCTATATTTACAAGGAAAGGTACAGAGCGTGCGATGCGTTATGCATTTGAAATAGCGAAAACACGACGTCAGCATGTGACAAGTGCGACGAAGTCAAATGGAATTACCTATAGCATGCCATTTTGGGACGAGGTTTTTGCACAAGTAGGAAAAGATTATGAAGACATTGGTCAAGTTTCTACGCATATTGATGCATTAGCTGCCTTCTTCGTCATGAAACCAGAAAGTTTTGATGTCATCGTTGCCTCCAATTTATTTGGTGATATATTAACAGATTTAGGTGGGGCTATTATGGGTAGCATTGGAATTGCTCCAGCAGCAAATTTAAATATTGAACGACAATATCCGTCTATGTTTGAACCTGTTCATGGCTCTGCTCCAGATATTGCTGGTCAGGGGATAGCCAATCCACTTGGACAAATTTGGACAGGTAAAATGATGCTTGATTTCTTAGGCTATCATGAGCTTGGCACAAGAGTGCTAAATGCGATAGAAGCAACATTAGCACAAGGGATCAAGACAGCAGATTTAGGTGGAACTTCAACATTACGCGATGTAACAAGCGCAGTACTAAATCATTTGCGATAA
- a CDS encoding damage-inducible protein DinB — MKNFFAYNWQVRDEWFEWCNQLSPEELLKERQGGVGSFLYTLFHIIDVEYSWIRGIQREKDRIFDFSDYQTLEQVKKLSDELRIDNIEFLKVNEGFNNGIVKVAWDDKEYRKIDIIHHIIVHEIHHIGQLSVWAKELALPSVSANFIGRELKTY, encoded by the coding sequence ATGAAAAACTTTTTTGCTTACAATTGGCAAGTCAGAGATGAATGGTTTGAGTGGTGCAATCAGCTAAGCCCAGAGGAATTATTGAAGGAAAGGCAAGGCGGAGTAGGGAGTTTCCTTTATACACTTTTTCATATTATAGATGTTGAATATAGCTGGATTCGTGGCATCCAACGCGAAAAAGACAGAATATTCGATTTTAGTGATTATCAAACATTAGAGCAAGTGAAAAAGCTTTCTGATGAACTACGAATTGACAATATCGAATTTTTAAAAGTCAATGAGGGCTTTAATAATGGCATTGTAAAAGTCGCTTGGGATGATAAGGAATATAGAAAAATTGATATTATCCATCATATTATTGTGCATGAAATCCATCATATAGGTCAGCTTTCCGTTTGGGCAAAGGAATTAGCCCTACCTTCTGTATCTGCGAATTTTATTGGTAGAGAATTAAAGACTTATTAA
- a CDS encoding methylthioribose kinase produces MPQQFIELGEGYGDVYELLELVNTNQSRFHQAFILTSSKEEKKVASLAVAFKPVGESKFMPIYICREGIPYIEEQPSKRQKIFEESIEQLGRKAVVVEIKHSSIFSESKLFYQYLIGIMRLHHYIPALT; encoded by the coding sequence ATGCCACAACAATTTATAGAATTAGGTGAAGGCTATGGTGATGTCTACGAGCTCCTTGAACTAGTGAACACCAATCAAAGTCGTTTTCACCAAGCCTTTATACTAACTTCCTCAAAAGAAGAAAAAAAAGTTGCTTCTTTAGCAGTTGCCTTCAAACCAGTCGGTGAAAGTAAATTCATGCCGATTTATATTTGTCGAGAAGGCATTCCTTATATAGAAGAACAGCCTTCAAAGCGACAAAAAATATTCGAAGAAAGTATTGAGCAACTAGGTCGAAAAGCAGTTGTTGTAGAAATAAAGCACTCATCTATATTTTCGGAATCAAAACTATTTTATCAATACTTAATAGGAATAATGAGGCTTCATCACTATATTCCTGCATTAACGTAA